A DNA window from Limisphaerales bacterium contains the following coding sequences:
- a CDS encoding DUF1501 domain-containing protein, producing the protein MDFGHHQHEVSRRTAIRAGALGLMGLGMSDVARLRAEAPGARGKSVIYVFLSGGLAQHESFDLKPNAPREIRGEFNPIPTKTPGIHICEHLPRLAQRSDKWALVRSLTHPHNEHSQGHHAMLTGLSAAPAAFNPSKPQDTDDPSIAAITNSLLKPRGHAPTPVIVMPDKIVHRTGRTIPGQFAGRMGPARDPWFLEASPKHPLHYGAYPQYLFHHATGAMEDPTLSFHAPQLALPQGLNLRRVNDRIALRKNLETQSRALEAAANQEDFDKYRQAALSLLSNGKAHDAFDLSKADPKQIERYGDNSFGWSLLMARNLVNLGVNLVQVNLGNNETWDTHQAAFPNLKNYLLPPMDRALSALIDDLSASGLLDDTLIVMASEFGRTPKITTLPGVKLPGRDHWGAAQSILCAGGGVHGGNVIGASDKIGGHPAHAPQKPENLAATIYESLGIPSNATYTDSTGRPHPIYHAKGIKGLR; encoded by the coding sequence ATGGACTTCGGCCATCACCAACACGAAGTTTCCAGACGTACCGCAATCCGAGCGGGCGCGCTGGGCCTGATGGGATTAGGGATGAGCGATGTGGCGCGGCTTCGCGCGGAGGCTCCCGGTGCCCGAGGGAAATCAGTCATTTACGTTTTCCTTTCCGGCGGTTTGGCGCAGCATGAAAGTTTTGATCTCAAACCCAATGCGCCACGCGAAATTCGCGGTGAGTTTAATCCCATCCCAACAAAAACACCCGGCATTCATATTTGCGAACACCTGCCAAGGTTAGCACAGCGTTCAGACAAATGGGCACTCGTGCGATCGCTCACGCATCCGCACAACGAACACTCGCAGGGACACCACGCGATGCTCACCGGATTGTCCGCCGCGCCGGCGGCCTTTAATCCCAGCAAACCGCAGGACACCGACGACCCAAGCATCGCCGCCATTACCAACTCACTGCTCAAGCCGCGCGGGCACGCCCCCACGCCCGTAATTGTTATGCCGGATAAAATCGTGCACCGCACCGGCCGCACCATTCCCGGGCAATTCGCCGGACGCATGGGCCCCGCGCGCGACCCGTGGTTTTTGGAAGCGTCTCCCAAACATCCATTGCACTACGGGGCGTATCCACAATATTTATTCCATCACGCCACCGGCGCCATGGAGGATCCAACCCTCTCCTTTCACGCGCCGCAACTCGCCTTGCCGCAGGGCTTAAATCTCCGCCGCGTTAACGATCGCATCGCACTGCGCAAAAACCTAGAAACCCAATCACGCGCACTAGAGGCCGCTGCCAATCAGGAAGATTTTGATAAATACCGTCAGGCCGCCCTTTCACTCCTGTCCAACGGCAAGGCGCACGATGCCTTTGACCTTTCCAAAGCCGATCCCAAACAAATTGAGCGCTATGGTGACAACAGTTTCGGCTGGTCGCTGCTGATGGCGCGCAATCTCGTGAACCTCGGCGTAAACCTTGTGCAGGTGAACCTCGGCAACAACGAAACTTGGGACACCCACCAAGCCGCGTTCCCCAACTTGAAAAATTATCTCCTGCCGCCCATGGATCGCGCCCTGAGCGCGCTTATCGATGACTTGAGTGCCAGCGGTTTGTTGGACGATACCCTCATCGTAATGGCCAGTGAATTTGGCCGCACCCCGAAAATCACCACCCTGCCTGGCGTCAAACTGCCCGGGCGCGATCATTGGGGTGCTGCACAATCCATCCTTTGTGCCGGCGGCGGCGTGCACGGCGGCAACGTCATTGGCGCGTCCGACAAAATCGGCGGCCATCCCGCGCACGCGCCACAAAAACCCGAAAACCTTGCCGCCACCATTTACGAATCACTCGGCATCCCATCCAACGCCACCTACACCGACTCCACCGGACGCCCGCACCCCATTTATCACGCCAAAGGAATCAAGGGATTGCGATGA